The Alnus glutinosa chromosome 1, dhAlnGlut1.1, whole genome shotgun sequence region tAGGGGTTATTGAAAAAGTGGTTGCAACCCTACgttgcaaaattttaaagttcaagaaaaaattgaaaatgcttgatagttaattagttattGGGGTAAGTcacgttctctctctctctctctctctctctctctctctctctctctctatatatatatatatatatatatatatatatatatatatataagtttatgatttttgtcAACAATTACTCCACCTAGAGTGTAACATCTCGGTttcatattgagaagatgagtagcccacatagagtgagtgatttataaagatagttatgaatgctaagtcctacattgcctaattattagatgaaactggactttatatGAAATTctaagaaaaattcaaattgattagtcattttaagTTGATAGCCCAGATTTGGCTAGCGCTTTTTTTttctgggtcgttacaaatgatatcagagTCAGGCCATATATTACTAGAGTGCTGCATGACGTGATCCTGACGtggtgaaactggactttataagagattcttgaaaaaacttcaaattaactagtcattttgggatGATAGCGCAGATATAACTAACATTTTTCTCTGGATTGTTACGTAGAGTGGAAATTAATTGGCATGAAAGGGTTGTACAAAGGAAAAGTGAAATATCAGTTTAGGTAGTCAgttaaaaaattcttaataaCGGTACGAATAGTATTAATTTAGAATAAAAGAATGCAACAGTGATGAAAGATATACAATTACACAACAAATGGCCAACGGAGGAGTGAGAGACATTAGCTTCTGCTTCAATCCAAACGACGCCAATAGCCTTCATTCTCACATGTATTTTCTTCACAACATGACAAAAAAGATTGTGAAATATACCAAATGAGAGAATAAATTGCCCGTCACACAGTCAAACGAAACAAACAAACTGCTTCGGGGCTCAGGACGGTGGCCTTTGGCGGATACTGGCGGCGGCGTTTGTCGAAGGAGGTCGTGGTGGTTGTTTAGGGGAACCACCTTTGGATCAGAAATCTGCCAATTCCTTAGCCCTTGAAGGACTATTTTAATATCCTCTGTGATATGTCCATACCTGCTCCAATCTGGGCCCGTATTATTGACCGCAGTCACTACTTGAAGTGAATCACCTTCCATCATTATTTTAATGCCGCTATTGCTTCCGCCACCACAAGTTTTGCTAAAATATAGATAGCCTGACTTCTAACTGCAGTCACCATGCCCTAATTTTCTCTTTCATAAAATTGTGAATGATTATCAAATTTCAATGATTTGATTACTTTATTTACATTTTATTCAGctaccatattttttttcttataaataatgattatttgtattgtaaacattATCAATAATAAGAGTAATACTTTTAGGCTCTTCCCTAACAGTGGACATAGATATCTAACATTGAACCACTCGTAAAATTTATTGAatcaatttttcattaattctgattttatatttaatttttcatcgtattataaatttattcatatcaaattacaattatatcAAAATATATCTTAACAGTgctttaataattataaaaagcaCAATCTTACCCTCCTCATTTTGATTAGAAATTACTTCCCAAAATCTTTGGTGGTTAAAATaaatgacagaaatttcatacaaatttatttgtaagaaatttcatacaatccacatataagattgacatgtatcccttggcatgtaagaaacacatgttgttttacttaaatgtgcttctcacatgctattttagtagtattaaatttaattttatttttgatagaaATTATGGCTCATCTTCATTGATACCGAAAAAACAATACATCAGAGTTTCTCAAAAAGAACATTGTTCAAAATGAAGGAGGGACAAACCCCCATCCAGACATTAGCTAAAGACTGCTTCACAGCCACCTTCGCAAGCTGGTGAGCAACAGTGTTGGCTGACCGGCGCACATGTTGCACTTCATAGTTAGAGAAACAAACCAAATGGGCTCATGTGGCTTCTATGATTACTCCATTGCTACTCGTACATGTCATGTCTTGGCACAGAGCGAACACTGCCGATTGCGAATCACCTTCCACGATGACCTGAGTAAAACCTGAATCATGGCTGAAAGAAACTGCTTTCCAAGATGCTAGAGATTCGGCCATCACAGGATCAGCAATGTAAGGGATGATCTGAGTCATGGCTGCCTGTACCTCGCCACTAACATCCCGTATCACCACCCCAATTCACATCCTTTTTGTTGGAACCTCAATAGATGTATCATAGTCTACTTTAACCCAACCATCAGGAGGTTTTACCCATTGCTGATACACTGAAATACTCAACCGAATTAGGCCGAACATTCGCAATTTTGAACTAAGCCAATGAATCTGCAGCCATGTTAGCCATCTGCTGGGGGGGAGTGAACTCCTTATTGAAACAAATGAGTTTCTTCTCAGCCATATCAGTCTAGCCACAGTCAAAGCCTCTTCCAATTCATCTCTCTATAGTTTCTCCATCAATTGCTCCATAAATCCTATGCCATCACTATCAGTAAGAGAGAGCTTCTGTAATTTCCTGGAGCACTCCTGCCAAACTGCCACTGAGGAAGGGCAGGACCACAGAATGTGGAATATGGACTCAGACTGGTTCTCGCACAAAGGGCACCGAGGGTCAGGCAGCACACATCGACGATGAAGATTTGCTTTTGTAGGCAAAGCTTCACTACAACATTTCCAAGCGAATTGCTTCAACACCCCCGACACCTGAAGACTCCATAGTGATTTCCAAAAAGCCTTATTTTCACAAGTTGGATATGGTTCACCCCCTATTTGATTCCTGTTGTTTAGTTCTAAATGGTATGCACTGGGAACAGTGAATACACCATTCTTGGTGCCACTCCAAACCAATTTGTCAACCTGTTGGATAGGACTAAGTGCCAGACTGCAAATGTGGGTTGCTTCCTCTTCGTTAAAATTTTCCATGATTAGCCTATAATTCCACTAGCCAGTTATTGGGTCAATTAAGGAGGATACTCGAGCATTTGGTTCTAGGCCAAGGCAGGGAGATTGGACTTGGAACGTTGGGGGAGTTTGCAACCACTTATCATTCTTTATCTGAATACTGGCATTGTTTCCCACTCTCCACATCAGCCCCTTCTCAAGAGCCTTCCTTGCCTGCATGATGCTTCTCCACGCATAGGAAGGATTGTGCCCTAATCGAGCCTGCCAGAAATCGCTccttggaaaatatttttcctttagaaTGACTGCCACCAAGGAATCCGGGTATTGGATAAGGCGCCACCCTTGCTTAGCCAAAAGAGCTTGGTTGAAAACTTCTAAATCCCAAAAGCCCATGCCCCCAACTTACTCCAAGCCAGCCAACTAAAGCTCTTTCCTTGGGAGCTTTTACCCCACCAAAATCGGCTCATCAAGCGGTTCAAATTATGACAAAGAGTCTTCGAGAGCAAGAAAAGGCTCATACTATAGGTAGGTATGGCTTGCATAACCGCCTTAAGGAGAACTTCTTTCCCTGCCTGTGAAAGGAATTTTTTCTTCCAACCATCCACCTTACGAACTCGATTCTCAATGCTAGCAAAAGTTCGGATCTTGGACCTCCTTACAAGTGCTGGAAGTCCCAAATACTTCTTATAACTTGCTATTGCAGCGATCCCCACATTTGAACAAATAAGCTCCCGAAAGTCCCTTCCCGTATTGCTACTGAAGAAAAGGGTCGTCTTGGAGCTATTCAACTTTTGCCCCGATGCTAGCTCGTATCTTTGCAATAGGTGAATGATATATCCCCATTCCGAAAACGTAGCCCTACAAAAGAGAAGGCTGTCGTATGTGAAGAATAGGTGACTTAATTTGAATCCATTTGTTGCGATGGGAACTCCAGTGATCTTCTTCTCTAATTCAGCCCTCCCCAACAAAGAGCTTAGACCTTCCGcacaaagaaggaaaagataagGGGACAAAGAGTCATATTGTCTAATTCCTCTCATTGGAATGATTTTTCCATAAGGCATACCATTGATAAAAATCGAATACGAAACTGATGTAACACATCTCAATATCAATCCAATCCATTGTTCCGCAAAGCCCAATTTTCACATCATTGCTTCAAGGAAATACCACTCCACTCGATCGTACGCCTTGCTCATATCGAGCTTGATTGCCATAAAACCTTTTTTGCTACGCATCCAAGTCTTCATAGAGTGGAGAGCCTCATAAGCCACTAATACATTGTCTGTTATCAACCGGCCTGGAACAAACGCGCTTTGGTATTGAGAGATCACCAATGGTAGCACCTGTTTTAATCTAGGGAtgattgcaccgttggtccctatggtatgccataattatttttcactcccaatggtttaaaaagtgcatgagaggtccctgtgatatgcaataattacaaatcgatccctacagtcaaattccgttaaaaattttaacagatttcgtcaaatgccacgtcagcgccacgtgtcgccatcttattggcaacacgtggcgctgacatgtccatcttaataaaataatataaatttattaataaataaataaaaatacttatttttttaaaaaaaaattaaaattaaaattaaaaaaaaaaaagaaaaaaagaaaaaaaggaaaaaggtggcaaagccacccctagtagatctaggggtggccgcgcgccacccccggcggcctctgggggtggcgcgcggccaccacTTGCctgccagttttttttttttcttcttcttctttttttttttttttaaaaaataataataaatttatttatttattagtaaatttatattttttatgaagatggacacgtgtcaccatcttattggcgacacgtggcgttgacgtgtagagctaacagattccgtcaaaatggtggacgaaaaatcgaccgagggagtaaaacgtaattattgcatatcacagggacctcccatgcactttttaaaccatagggagtgaaaaataattatggaataccactgggaccaacggtgcaattatccctttaatCTATTTGCTAGCACTTTCGAAATGATTTTGACAATCACATTACATAGACTTATTGGCCTAAAATCAGCAACTGATTGAGCATTAGGCATTTTAGGAATTAAAACAATATGGGTGGAATTGAGAGAGTgatcaaaattaccattatTTATGAATTCCAGTACAGTCCTCCTTACAGTTCCCCCAATCGTCTCCTAGTGCTTTTGTAAGAAACAAACGCCAAAGCCATCCGGACCAGGGGCTTTTAAGGGATGCATTTGGAATAAAGCTCGATCCACCTCATCGCCTGTAAACTCTCTCAGTAGCTCCTCATTCATAGGAGGAGTAACTCTAGTTGGCATTGCTTTAATGCATTCTTCAAGTCCCACCGACCCCTTGGAGGTGAATAAGTTTTGGAAATATTGAGAGAAAGCAGCCCCCATATCTTCCTGTTTCGACCACCAAGCTCCTTCCTCATCCTGAACGTTATGTAATCTATTCATTATTCTTCTTTGGGTGGCCCAAGCATGAAAGAATTGAGTATTGTGATCTCCATGTTGATACCAAGTCCTTTTTGCGCGCTGTTTCCACCAAATATCCTCGATCTCCAATAAATGGTCGATTTTCTGTTGCAGCTCTACTACAGTAGCCAAGTTACCTGGATGTTCGTTTCTTTGCAAGACTTCGAGCCTCCGAGTAAGTCTTTTCACTGATAACCCCATAGCTCTATACTTGTTAGAACTCCAGTCTTCCAAAGCTTGTTGGCACCTTCGCAGAAGCTGCTTCATTTCGTCCCCACCAGGAGCTGCCTCTGTACCAACTCCCCACACGGCCTTGACCACTTCAGCACATTTAGTATCTATATCCCAGCAAGCCTCGTATTTGAAGGAACGTATCTTGCGAATTGGCTGATGGGAGGTTAGCAAATGTAAGCATATGGGCATATGATCTGAACTGCATGCGGCTAGGACCTCCACCCATATCAGGGAAGTGACCACACCAACTCGTGGTACCCATGGCCCTGTCCAAACTTCCCAATATGAAGCCTCCGGCCTTTCTCTTGTTGCTCCAAATATATTTAGACCCTCGAAAACCAAGGTCCCCCAGTTGGTAAAATTGGATAGTCGATTGAAATCTCTCCATTTGTACCTTATGTCTCCAAGCTACAGCATCATGACCCTGCTTGGAATCAGCCTTTTTCACCCTCCTCTGGTCTGACCCCGTAGAGGTTCCAATTTTAGACTTAATGAGTGTAGGTTCTGGATGTTTGGGAGCTCAGACGTACTGTTCACATGGAACTTCATTATTTAGAATAGGTGGGCCTCCCTTATAAGTATCCAGCCCATTCACGTGCCTGGGCTTTGAGGTGCggcttcttttcttctctcgaTATGAGGCTTCCACGTCCTGGCCAGCAAGGTTTGATTTCAACACGTCATGCCTGCGCTTTAACAAACGCTCCCTTTTCAAATTTATGGAATCCGTTGAATCCTTTCCATAAATGGCCTCCTTCCTAACTGGATCCTTTGCCAAATTAGGCTCTCCCGGATTTTGAGGCGCCACATCTGGCCGAACATCAGGAGAAGGAAATCTTTCCTTTCCTAGTGTCGCCTCTGTCTGGGTCTCGCCTTGCGCCTCCCTATCAACCGGAGAAGGAGACCGAGTCCCTCTTTGCCCTTCAATGAATTCAAGTCCTCGAGTTAGATCATCTACATGGAGCCATGAGCCCCATGCAGGGGCTCCTTCAGTATGTTTTTTCTTCACAGGAATCTTCTCAGGGCAACCCTTTAGGCAGTGAAGGATTTTGCCACATCTGTAATAGAAAGATGGcagtttttcatatttgaaatgAACCCAACACTGGTTTCCAGTCATTAACAGTGTCCTCCCCCGCTCTAAAGGTTGGAAGAGATCTATAGCCACACGGATTCTCAAGCTTCTTCCCCACCTTACATCATCTTCTACAATATCCACCTCTTCCACCCAACCAAGGGATTCTCCAATCTTCCTCGCCACAGCTCGATTCATACATCCCAATGGCATATCATGGATTTGAATCCATATAGGTGAACTGTCAAACACCATTTGGGACGCTGGTATTTTACCGTCGAAAACATTCAAAATCAATAGGGTGCGGTCATAAGACCACCGGCGGCCCTCCAGAACACGTCGTTGATCCTCCTCATCAGAAAATTCGAATAACCATAGGTTATCCTGAATTTCCTCAAAGAAGAGATGACCTCTGATGCGCCATATTCGAGTAAGCACCGATTTGAAAGCTTCCTTATTGATCTTCTTTGCATCACCAAGTCTTCCAACAAGGCACTTTGAACCCTTTATCCTCAGATCTTCTATCTCATCGTCACCGATAAAGATACCATGTTTCTCCCCTTTACTAAGGGGAAGAATCCCGTCACTCTCAACCATTGTTAATCCTTCCATTATCAACAAGGCCTAAACAACAGGGAGAAAAGGGAAAATTGAGCAACCATACAACTCCTACACCGGAAGCCAGGAAGAGACAATAACCAACAACCCTAACTTTCACCTAAGAGATGAGAAACTAGAGAGCCGGACCAAACCCTCACACGGAGTACCATGTGGGACAAATTCCTCTGGATAGATAAATCTACATCCTCATGTTATGGGTTTGATCTTGTTGAATGCAAAGGATCGTATGctattttaatagtattaatagaaaaacatgtgcttctcacatatttaaatgacacatatcaCTCTCATATGTGGGTTATacgaaattttttacaaaccaatttgtaaataatttttgtcCTAAAATAAATCACTCCCAACAAAATTGTGATGGaaaatctttaccaaacaaaattttttttgggtcaatCTGCCCTGACATCCCTTCCATGAAGAGTTGTTTATAGGTCCACTgttgaaaaattaattatatgagATTTTAGAAAATTCTATTAGGGCCACCATTTTATTTTAAGAGAAATTAATTTCGCCAATGACATTGCCAACCGTTTTGCAAAGAAAGCTTTCAATCTTAGTGAAAAACGGATTTTCATTGAGAAAAATCCTCATCGTGTCGCTCATGTTATCTCGGCAACTTGGTTGAGTGCTGTgcttaaattgtatttttttaaagtttgctCAACTTctttccaaaataataataataataataagggataattgcaccgttggtccctgtggtatgccataattatttttcattccctatggtttaaaaagtgcataggaggtccctgtgatatgcaataattacgttttactccctgggtcgattttccgtctaCAATTTTGACGGAACCtattagccctacacgtcagcgccacgtgtcgccaataagatggcgacacgtgtccatctttataaaaaatataaatttattaataaataaataaatttatttattattatttttttaaaaaaaaaaaactggcaggcaaggggtggccgcgcgctacccccagaggccgccggggTGGCGCGCGCCCATCCCTAgatctactaggggtggcccgaaggccaccccaatggcctgggggtggctccCTTGCcaccttttccctttttttgttttttgaatttttttttaaaataagtatttttatttattttttaataaatttatattattttattaagatggacatgtcaatgccacgtgttgccaataagatggcgacacgtggcgctgacgtggcatttgacggaatctgttaaaatttttaatggaatttgacagtaaggatcgatttgtaattattgcatatcatagggacctcccatgcactttttaaaccataaggagtgaaaaatatttatggcatacaacagggaccaacggtacaattatccctaataataataatttgagagtTCTCAAAACTCTGTTTGGACATTGTTCTGGATATTCGCATCCTATAGGGATAGTTGTCCTCATATCCAAACGACCTCCTCCCTTCGTCTCCACGTGTTTTCTCTCCGTCTTTCTCAttcactctctctccctctcctcttCACCACCACCACCGGAAACCGCCACAACCTCACCGGAAAAACAAGTATTTCCTCTCTAGGCTCGGCTAATTCAACAAATAAGGTAGCAAAGTCCTTTTATCCCTCGATTTCAATCTTAGATTCCGTCATTATCATATAATTTGAGGATTATATCTGAATTTGATAGTTATACTGATCTTTAAGTGCTgttcaatggctgatttttttattttttattttttgtgtgtgtggtTATATTCTATTGCTCGAGTCGAGCTCGAGCCAACATAAATGTCTGTCGGGTTGACTCAGCTCCATTGAACCGCTAGCTAGGGCTAGAAGGGATGTGTTTATCTATTATCATCTGTATAAATTTGAGAATCGATAGATGTTATAGGGTTGTGCAGATTAAGTcgggagaaatttttttttttttttttttccattgagGATCTACTAGACTACTAGTTTGATCCAGCTCTTGAACTATTATTTGAGATTTTATCAAAATGTGTTGTAGTTTGAAATCTGCTCAACCTGTCATTCGAGGATGACTTATTGTTAAATGGATCCTTTTAATGAAATACGCAATTGGTAGAAATACTGGTTACATTAAGTAAAGTACAATCAGATAGATGCATTTTCAGGAAGAGAAGGGATGCAATTTTCTCCAAATACAGTTTTTTGCAATCTTCAGATAGAGGATTATTGTTTTGTAGTTAAATCTGCTCAACCCCAACATCAAAAGTTTCAAATCTGTTTAACCCAAAACAAATTTAGGGATGTATCATTTGAtatgatactttttttttttttttttgataagtagtatGATATGATactttttaacaaattaaacaaattattaaTATCTTAAATTTACAAAGTGGCATTTATGCCCATGGCCTGAATagtaattaaaggaaaaagtttaaAGAAGAGAGTACAATCATTAGTGTTTTTCTAAGGTCAGGAAAGCTGATGGAGTAAGTTTGTGAAAGCACGTTACAAGAGAGTGGGAAACTTTTGCAAAATACATCAGGTTTAGCATTGGGGATGGCTGTCACATTTGattttgacatgatgtatggtGAAAAGAAGTACCTTTGAAGACTTCATTCCTTGAACTCTTTGAATTGCAGTTGACAAACAAACAACTATAGCATATTAATAGCATTGAGTCAATTGTTCTTTAGGGTCATAGGACTGGGAGATTGTATCTGTTTGCAACTTTTTTGAATGCACTTGGATGGGATGGAAACGGACGTGAAAGAATGGGTTTTGTTGAAGATCCAGAAAATTGGTGTACAATCTTATTATTCAGGGCTTGTTTGTTCTTGGCGATTCAtctgaaactttttttttttttttttcgttaattGAATAATTTACGTAAAAATATTCCTTCAAACTTAGAAGTATGATTTTACGATTTTGATCTCAAAATTGAATAAACTTCTTCAAATTTTATGATAGTGGtattaacttaaaaaatttatagtttaaCAAGCCTTCAGTTTTACGTCACCCCAAACCTGGAGATTGTCTTGAATTAACAGTGTAGATTTTTCTCTCTTCTAGTTTTTGTATTACAAACTTTAAACACGTTCATAGTCATTCTTATGTTAATTTCTTACATGCTTCCATTTGTTGCAGTTCTTTGGAAGGTGTGTCCTGTTTGCTGCCATCACGAAGTACATCTACAATTATCAAGATGGTCTATGAAATAAATGAGCAAAAAAGTCAGCAGTATCCCATGCATAAATGTTTTTAAACATACACATGCATGCAAAATTCTTGGTTCAGTTTCCAGCCAGTGTTTGCTATCCAACATTTTCACTCATGCTTAAGTTACTTGCATATTGATTTACCTGGGTAGATGAATTGGGTTGGGCTATCTTATTTGTTACTGTGGTGGTGATGGCTTGTTGGAGAATTGATGTTGCATGTAATAGTGAATGTTTTCAAAGCCAACATGAGGTCCGCTAACAGATTTCCCAATAAAtcctatataatataaatactaatTATAGGGGTATTTTCAGATTTAGtgtttaagtatttaataatttagcATCAAACAATACTTATTCTGCCTTCTGAAGAGCACGCTTTATATCTTCGTCCTAGCATTCTCCTTTGCACTCTTTCTTCTGACTTTGCTCGTGCTTATCTCCAAAATTTGTGCATCAAATTGGACAATCACATCATCTGTAGGCATAACTATGAATGAACTGATTATTCACGATACTCTTTTGGAAAAATTTCATTAGCGATATCTTTGAATTTATGTATGAACTGAACTTGGTTGTGGAAGTCAAGGAGCATGTATTCTTAGAGTCAGCGTtatatttgactgctttataaCATGTGCTGAGTTTCAAGTGTGAGAATGTCTTTGGTTTTGGAAACTAATTTTCCTAGTACTTCTGTGGTAAACACATCTGAAGGACTAGTTGCATACTGAATCAACCTCACTTACCAGTTTGTTTTCTATTACTATTAATGCCATTTTGTGATGTAAATTAGTATTTCACTTGTAACCTTGAGAAATTTGGCTGAAACCTGCAGAGATTGGGCTAGGGCTCATTGGTTTTGGCTTCGTTTTCTCATTTCTTGGTGTAATTCTATTTTTCGACAGGGGTTTGCTTGCTCTTGGGAATGTAAGGCTTATTTAAAACTCAAAACTTTTTGGCTTGGTTTGTTTTCTAAGGGCATGATTTTGTATCTTTTTGTTATTATCTAATCAGATATTTTGCTTGACCGGGGTAGCCCTTTTGCTCGGCTGGTACTCCACATGGAATCTCTTCACTAACAAAGCAAACTACAAGGTATGACGAAGGGAAATTCTGTTCTAAATCTATTGAAAGCATCCTTCTCAATTTGATGGTGCGGGAGACATGATCTTGGGAATGTGTTCAGTTCTTTAGCTCCCGTTCTCCCAAATATAAACTCTCCTCGACAGCTAAAAAAACTTTGCTGTTGGAGCTAAACAGACCACTCTATATTAGCAGTGTCTACCATATACTATATCATTCCTACTTGCTCACTTCCACATAAGGACCGGAGGCCTGGGCTctccagaaaacaaaaaacaccgaATGCAATTTTATATCTGATAGCAATGGAACATTCTCAAATTGCATTGCTATGTGAATTTAAGGT contains the following coding sequences:
- the LOC133852311 gene encoding vesicle transport protein GOT1, with product MVYEINEQKKIGLGLIGFGFVFSFLGVILFFDRGLLALGNIFCLTGVALLLGWYSTWNLFTNKANYKGSASFLLGLFFLFVRWPIVGIILEIYGCVVLFGGFWPSVKTFLCQIPVIGWIIQYPFLLLDRLRS